The DNA segment GCGCACTTTGTCCGGATCCGAAGGGATCGGCTGACCGCCGCCGTTGATGCAGCCGTTGGGGCAGGCCATCACTTCGATGAAATGATAAGGCGAATCGCCGTTGCGGATGCCTTCGAGAAATTTATCGACATTTTTCAGACCGCTGACCGCAGCCACACGAAGGGTCAGTCCGTCGATGGTCACCGTGGCCTCGCGCACCCCGGCCAGTCCGCGCACAGAGCTGAACTCGATCTGATCCATGTCTTTGCCGGTGAGGTAATAATGGGCTGAGCGCAATGCCGCCTCCAGCACACCGCCCGAAGTGCCGAAGATGGCGGCCGCGCCGGTGGATTCACCCATGGGATCATCGAAATTTTCTTCAGTCAATTTGGCAAAGTCGATGCCTGCGGCTTTGATCATGCGCGCCAGCTCCCGGGTGGTGAGCACCGCGTCCACATCCTGATACTCATCGGCCAGTTCCGGACGCTGCGACTCGAACTTTTTGGCAATGCAGGGCATGATCGATACGACGAACACATCTTTGGGATCGATGCCCACTTTTTGGGCATAATAGCTCTTGATCATGGCGCCCTCCATCTCCTGTGGCGACTTGCAGGAGGAGACATGGGGCAGCAGATCCGGATAAAAATGCTCGACATATTTCACCCACCCCGGGCTGCAGGAGGAGAGCAACGGCAACACGCCTTTGTTGTTTATCCGGTGCAGCAGCTCATGCGCCTCTTCGATGATGGTCAAATCCGCGCCGAAATTGGTGTCAAACACGCGGTCCACACCGAGACGGCGCAGAGCGGCCGTGATCTTGCCGGTGACGATGCTGCCGGGCTCCATGCCGAACTCTTCGCCCAGCGCCACGCGCACCGCCGGTGCGATCTGAGCCACCACATGCTTCTTGGGATTGTTGATCGCCTCCCACACCCCCTTCTGACTGCCCTTTTCACGCAGCGCGCCCACTGGACAGACCACCACGCACTGTCCGCAGAACACGCAGGCGATGGTGTTGAGACTGCCGTCCATGGCCGGCGCCACCGTGGAGTGAAAACCACGACGCACGAAATCGATGGCGCCTACATTCTGCACCTCATGGCAGACCCGCACGCAGCGGCCGCAGAGGATGCATTTTTCCGGATCGCGCTCGATGGAGGGGCTGGCTAAATCGATTTTGGCTCTGCGCCGTTCGCCCTGATAACGATGATCGCGCACCTCGTACTGCTCCGCCAGCTTTTGCAATTCGCAGTTGCCGTTGCGCACGCACACCAGGCAATCCTGCGGGTGATTGGCGATCAGCAGTTCCACAATGGTCTTGCGCGCCCGTCGCACCTGCGGCGAGTTGGTCTGAATCTTCATC comes from the bacterium genome and includes:
- a CDS encoding 4Fe-4S binding protein, with product MTITINNKEVWANPGETILTVAQREGVHIPTLCYLKNLTPTGSCRICVVEVEGQRSLVPSCAFPVAEGMKIQTNSPQVRRARKTIVELLIANHPQDCLVCVRNGNCELQKLAEQYEVRDHRYQGERRRAKIDLASPSIERDPEKCILCGRCVRVCHEVQNVGAIDFVRRGFHSTVAPAMDGSLNTIACVFCGQCVVVCPVGALREKGSQKGVWEAINNPKKHVVAQIAPAVRVALGEEFGMEPGSIVTGKITAALRRLGVDRVFDTNFGADLTIIEEAHELLHRINNKGVLPLLSSCSPGWVKYVEHFYPDLLPHVSSCKSPQEMEGAMIKSYYAQKVGIDPKDVFVVSIMPCIAKKFESQRPELADEYQDVDAVLTTRELARMIKAAGIDFAKLTEENFDDPMGESTGAAAIFGTSGGVLEAALRSAHYYLTGKDMDQIEFSSVRGLAGVREATVTIDGLTLRVAAVSGLKNVDKFLEGIRNGDSPYHFIEVMACPNGCINGGGQPIPSDPDKVRKRIESLYAIDRSLPKRASHHNESIIKLYKEFLGEPNGHKAHELLHTVFTERGVE